From Onychostoma macrolepis isolate SWU-2019 chromosome 05, ASM1243209v1, whole genome shotgun sequence, one genomic window encodes:
- the imp4 gene encoding U3 small nucleolar ribonucleoprotein protein IMP4, which translates to MLRREVRLRKEYLYRKAQEDRLYTIEEKKQKLKSALDENRLLPTEVRKEALDLQKLVEFDDEGGEGVSSHMDDEYKWAGVEDPKVMVTTSRDPSSRLKMFAKEMKLMFPGAQRMNRGNHEVKTLVHACKANNVSDLVIVHETRGQPDGLVVCHLPFGPTAYFTLYNVVMRHDVPDIGTMSEAFPHLIFHNFTSRLGRRVSNILKYLFPVPKEDSRRVITFANTDDFISFRHHTYKKTDHKNVELTEVGPRFEMKLYMIKLGTLENETTADVEWRLHSYTRTAKKRKFLSVE; encoded by the exons GACAGACTGTACACTATTGAAGAGAAAAAACAGAAGCTCAAATCAGCTTTAGATG AAAATCGTCTTTTACCCACCGAAGTTCGGAAGGAGGCTTTAGACTTACAGAAACTGGTGGAGTTTGATGATGAGGGTGGAGAAG GTGTTAGTTCTCATATGGATGATGAGTACAAATGGGCCGGAGTGGAAGACCCCAAAGTTATGGTCACAACATCCAGAGACCCCAGCTCTAGACTCAAGATGTTTGCCAAA gaaaTGAAGCTGATGTTTCCAGGGGCCCAACGTATGAACAGAGGAAACCATGAAGTTAAAACATTAGTACATGCGTGCAAAGCTAATAATGTCAGTGATCTTGTCATAGTTCATGAGACCAGAGGCCAACCAG atgGTTTGGTGGTGTGTCACCTTCCTTTTGGACCGACAGCCTACTTCACATTGTATAATGTGGTAATGAGACATGATGTTCCAGACATTGGCACCATGTCCGAGGCCTTCCCTCACCTCATCTTCCACAACTTCACGTCACGTCTTGGCCGAAGG GTCTCTAACATCCTAAAGTATCTGTTTCCTGTACCCAAAGAGGATAGCAGACGTGTTATTACATTTGCAAATACAGATGATTTCATCTCTTTCAG ACACCATACCTACAAGAAAACCGATCACAAGAACGTTGAGTTGACAGAGGTTGGACCCAGATTTGAGATGAAAT TGTACATGATCAAGCTCGGCACACTGGAGAACGAGACTACTGCAGATGTTGAATGGCGACTCCATTCTTACACACGCACTGCCAAAAAGAGAAAATTTTTAAGTGTGGAATAG